In the genome of Pseudomonas protegens, one region contains:
- the bluB gene encoding 5,6-dimethylbenzimidazole synthase: MSEQAFSAAERAAVYRAIAERRDMRHFAGGSVEPELLRRLLEAAHQAPSVGLMQPWRFIRISDRPLRGRIQQLVEEERVRTAEALGERSDEFMQLKVEGIHDCAEVLVAALMDGRERHVFGRRTLPEMDLASLSCAIQNLWLAARSEGLGLGWVSLFEPQALADLLGLPAGAKPLAVLCLGPVTEFYPAPMLALQGWAQPRPLSELLYENYWGVSQ; encoded by the coding sequence GTGAGTGAGCAGGCATTTTCTGCGGCGGAGCGTGCGGCCGTGTATCGCGCCATCGCCGAACGTCGGGACATGCGGCATTTTGCCGGTGGCAGTGTCGAGCCCGAGTTGCTGCGGCGCTTGCTGGAGGCGGCGCATCAGGCGCCCAGTGTGGGGCTGATGCAGCCCTGGCGTTTTATCCGCATCAGCGATCGCCCGTTGCGTGGGCGCATCCAGCAGTTGGTGGAGGAGGAGCGGGTGCGCACTGCCGAGGCGCTGGGCGAGCGTTCCGACGAGTTCATGCAGCTCAAGGTCGAAGGCATCCACGACTGTGCCGAGGTGCTGGTGGCGGCATTGATGGATGGCCGTGAGCGGCATGTCTTTGGTCGGCGCACCCTGCCGGAAATGGACCTGGCCTCGCTGTCCTGCGCCATTCAGAACCTCTGGCTGGCGGCCCGCAGCGAAGGCCTGGGCCTGGGCTGGGTGTCGCTGTTCGAGCCCCAGGCCCTGGCCGACCTGCTGGGATTGCCCGCCGGAGCCAAGCCCTTGGCCGTGTTGTGCCTGGGCCCGGTGACCGAGTTCTATCCGGCGCCGATGCTGGCGCTGCAGGGCTGGGCGCAGCCCCGGCCATTGAGTGAGTTGCTGTATGAGAATTACTGGGGAGTGAGTCAATGA
- the cbiB gene encoding adenosylcobinamide-phosphate synthase CbiB has protein sequence MSVALLSVAGVALDALLGEPKRWHPLVAFGRMADRIEQRFNAAGRGWRSHGVSAWVLAVLPLTLVATALSWLPYIGWLVEIVALYCALGLRSLGEHVEPVAQALRSDDLDEARRRVGFLVSRQTSELDATEVARAATESVLENGSDAVFAALFWFAVAGAPGVVLYRLSNTLDAMWGYRNERFERFGWAAARIDDLLNYIPARLVALTYAVLGKTRLALKCWWRQGPTWDSPNAGPVMAAGAGALGVELGGAAIYHGELHQRPQLGEGEPASADSIDRGWQLVQRGIWLWLLILCLGAEFYA, from the coding sequence ATGAGCGTGGCGTTGCTGAGTGTCGCCGGGGTGGCGCTGGATGCGTTGCTGGGCGAGCCCAAGCGCTGGCATCCGCTGGTGGCCTTCGGCCGCATGGCGGATCGTATCGAGCAGCGTTTCAACGCCGCCGGCCGGGGCTGGCGCAGTCATGGGGTCAGCGCCTGGGTACTGGCGGTGCTGCCCCTGACCCTGGTGGCCACGGCTCTGTCCTGGCTGCCCTACATCGGTTGGCTGGTGGAGATCGTTGCTCTGTATTGCGCCCTGGGCCTGCGCAGCCTCGGCGAGCACGTCGAGCCGGTGGCTCAGGCTCTGCGCAGCGACGACCTGGATGAGGCCCGGCGTCGGGTCGGTTTTCTGGTGAGCCGTCAGACCAGTGAGCTGGATGCCACCGAAGTGGCGCGGGCTGCCACTGAGTCGGTGTTGGAAAACGGCAGCGATGCGGTGTTCGCCGCCTTGTTCTGGTTTGCCGTGGCCGGTGCGCCGGGGGTGGTGCTCTATCGCCTGAGCAACACCCTGGATGCCATGTGGGGTTATCGCAACGAGCGCTTCGAGCGTTTCGGCTGGGCGGCGGCGCGGATCGACGACCTGCTCAACTATATTCCTGCGCGCCTGGTGGCCCTGACCTATGCCGTGCTGGGCAAGACTCGTCTGGCGCTCAAATGCTGGTGGCGCCAGGGGCCGACCTGGGACAGTCCCAATGCCGGCCCGGTCATGGCGGCCGGAGCGGGTGCCCTGGGTGTGGAACTGGGCGGCGCAGCGATTTATCACGGTGAGTTGCATCAGCGTCCGCAACTGGGCGAAGGCGAGCCGGCCAGTGCCGATTCCATCGATCGTGGCTGGCAGTTGGTGCAGCGGGGTATCTGGCTGTGGTTGTTGATTCTGTGCCTGGGGGCTGAATTCTATGCTTGA